A single window of Nicotiana sylvestris chromosome 3, ASM39365v2, whole genome shotgun sequence DNA harbors:
- the LOC138886984 gene encoding uncharacterized protein — protein MLCACVIDFGGSWDMFLPLAEFVYNNSYQSIIQMAPYEALYGRRCRSLVGWFESGDATLLGIDLVQDALEKVKMIQERLRTTQSRQKSYADRKVRDVSYMVGEKVLFKVSPKKGVMRFGKKGKLSLGEEGFQRRRVVRNELG, from the coding sequence atgttgtgtgcttgtgtcattgatttcggaggatcgTGGGATatgtttctaccgcttgcagagtttgtttataacaatagctaccagtcaattattcagatggctccatatgaggctttgtatgggaggcggtgtagatctctagttggttggttcgagtccGGTGACGCTACGttattggggatagacttggtgcaggatgctttggagaaggtgaaaatgattcaggagaggcttcgtacaacgcagtcgaggcaaaagagttatgctgacaggaaggttcgagatgtgtcctacatggttggcgagaaggttctattcAAGGTTTCACCCaagaagggtgttatgagatttgggaagaaagggaaattgagtttgggagAGGAAGGGTTTCAGAGGCGGCGTGTTGTGAGGAATGAGTTAGGgtga
- the LOC138886985 gene encoding uncharacterized protein, with the protein MVDFDVILVMDWLSPCSAILDCHVKTITLAILGVPGIKWRGVTDNVPCRVISFLKAQCMVGKGCLSYLSFMRDVGAKTPSMDSNPVVRDFSDVFLADLSGMPPDMDIDFGMDLVPSTQLSSIPPYCMAPAELNELKEQL; encoded by the coding sequence atggtggattttgatgtcattttggtcatggattggttatctccgtgtagtgctattctagactgtcatgttAAGACAATCACATTAGCTATACTGGGTGTTCCAGGGATtaagtggcgaggtgtgactgataaTGTTCCctgtagagtgatctcattcttgaaagcccagtgtatggttgggaagggttgtctttcatatctatcttttatgagggatgtcggagctaaGACTCCCAGTATGGATTCTaacccagttgtgagggatttttccgatgtgtttcttgcagacctgtcgggcatgccaccagacatggatattgattttggtatggACCTGGTGCCAAGCACTCAGCTCAgttctattccgccgtattgtatggcaccagcggagttgaacgaattaaaagaacaactttag